In Gadus chalcogrammus isolate NIFS_2021 chromosome 1, NIFS_Gcha_1.0, whole genome shotgun sequence, the sequence GTCGGCGGAGGTAGCGCTGAAACATACACACgtggagaaaaagaaaaaggtaatTGACAAATTTCTAACCATAATAAATGCTCCGCTAGCTATATGAGCTCCGTACATTGTCAGTTATTGATAATTTTTATACTACACCACTGAAGCGAAAGACCAAAAGTGATCTTAACATTAGCAATGGCTGCGCGTTTGAAAATGTAGGAAGCTATTTATTTAATCTTAAAGCCACTTGCGTGACTCATAACAGTGATACAGTTTCTTTCTGTGCTTATAGAAATATATGATTCCACTTTGTTTGTACCGACAGGTTTCTGAGCGTTACTGGCAGGGCTCTGGTGAGGAGAAGAAGGATGAAGCCCCGGGTGGATCTCACGTGCCGGGGGACCAGCCAGCTCCACTGGGCAGCCAAACCAACCAGCAGACCAGGGCTTCagagaagaaggaaaaataTAAAGCGGCAGGAAGACTTGGAAAGAAGGCCATAACAAGGGTCTGTCAGTCTGCGTGTGACGATCACCATTGGAATACTAGGATCATTGTGATCACATTAAAGATGTTTGTTTCGTCTCTATAGCTGGCTAATtgctgatgttttttttgtcttcagAAGCCTGATCCCTTCCCAGGATCTGCACCAGTTCCTGAGGAGAAGCGGCTTAAATTCCGGAGGAAAATGAAAATTGATCAGGTAATGTCCTGTCTTTAATATTTGCACTTTGTAATGTTCTGTTGTCAATCTGTTTTGTGATTTTCAACCCATTTCAGTTATTTGAACTTCCATTCTCTATATATGGGAGGCGTCTTTATGACTGTCAGTGAATGCTGACCTCTGCTaccatctaggtggacacaacCGGTCATTAATGCACAGTATTTCTGTCTTCTAGCTTCCTCAGCATCTCTCTAAGCTAAGGCGTGTTGTGGCTAGCTCACAGGCTGAGGCAGAAATTACTGAAAAGGAATCTGCCCGACACGACCAACTTCTTCTCCAAGAGGATGCTGGGTAATCTCTCTCGACGACTACAACTGATTTTGAGTCTTGGAATATGTTTTTCCCAACGGTGATTTGACCCTCTATTTACTCTAGTTTTCTAGAAGGAGATGAAGATGAGGACACGTGTACCATCTCCCAAGAGGATATTGCTGATGCTGTGGATATAACGGCTGGAGCCAAGGTTGGGCGCCGTACATCATTGCAGCCATCAGAATGTCATGTCATGTGTTCTATTGAACGTCAGTTAATTAATGTTGCCGATGGCACTGTGACTTTGCCTTCAAAAATTCCTTAAATTGTGCAAGCTCACCACTTCGCCTCGATATATTGTTCTTGAACTAGCCTGGCATGAACAGCCAGTCTCTAACACTCAGTTATCTGAGTTAACCGAGCAATGTAGATGGTGATGAAACAGAGCAGTGCTGTTAAAGATTTTATAGAATTGCTTAATTATAATATTTGTGCTGCGTTGGGGATTGTTAGACGTAATGGTGACGTTTTTTAAGACTGTTTACTCTGGAAAAAATGAATGTGTTTCGCTATAACTATCTGGATTTAGCATCCGACTGGCTGAAGCTCATCCAGATGCAAAGTAAGGTTCTCTGACGCCACCCCTCATCAAAGACGGTATCCAGTCTTCATGAGCGAGGCAAATACGTGCTGGCTGTGTTAGGCTATCTGTGTGTCATGAACACTTTTCATTCAGCTAATTTTCTTCTCCTTTCTAGTATTTTAATCTAAACCTATCCCAGTTTGGGCCTTATCGTTTGGATTACAGCAAGACTGGACGGTTGGTATTAACGACTTTAAGCATGAAACAAGTTATGAAGTTATTTGAGTTGTTTGGTAGATATTTGTACATTAATCCTGTTTTCCCTGTTGTGCTATTTGTTCTGTTTGCAGCCAACTGTTactgggtgggaggagggggcatGTGGCCTGCCTGGACTGGCAGACTAAACAGCTGCTGTGTGAGATCAACGTGATGGAGACTGTCAATGATGTGAAGTAAGTCTGTCTTATAGAGCTGGCCCCAAATATTCAGATGAACCAAACTGTTCTTTGTTAGTGtttattagggatgcaccgattgtGAAATTCTGGGCCGATACAGATGTTTAAAATAGCAatttggccgatgccgataccgatgtttttgttgttatttattcccCCTTTTGTGCAAGGGAaacaaaccctaaccccccacgcagacacacacctcgtatacacgcacacacattgacacagggagaggcttttatgatttgtgtgaaatcaatctgtttatttcaacaactgcgccatcaacattcaacatcaaaattatttcaacatgggcttaggcagataggcctacatgcgccgaaacagatcgctatttattttactgaacacagcctgcatgacggtgaactagacacgtctttagcatttggaaactatggccaaaaaaataacttcatacGGTGTCTTTTTAAATTTTtatgtttccagcattcgtagtatTGATCAGCTGaaaaatagtccgccaaagacgttgacgtcggttagcaaccgaggacgcttgTGGAGTGATACGACCGAAAAAAACGCCCGCGTGCATGTGTGGTTTGTTTACAAAgaaaagtgaaagaaaatgtCTGTCATGTGGGAGTATTTCACTGCCTCGGAGAACGATCAGCGATATGCTTGTAAGTTTGTAAGACATGTTCCAGTGACATTTCAAGAGGAGGAAGCATTAAACATGTAAACATCGGCCACTGCCATCGGTGGATGTCATGAACCTGACCTAGCCTGGATCCGCCCGCCTACGTACTTCCGTTCGattttcatttcccttcagtactacccCTGGGTTTGCGGTATATTCACGGGTTTTCTCCGGCCCAATTTTGCCGGTCCAATCAGCAAATAGAGGGAGTGGCTCAGAACAATGACGTTGAGGGTGTGCGCTAGTTTGAGTTGTAGTCAAACGTTAGTGATTGATTATGGCAGATCGTTTAGTTTTAAACTCCAACaaacacccgccttcaagtgagttaacatTTGTCAATGGAGAGGGGCCagactctgtgcaaatgaaatgaagtaaaAGAGTCTGGTAGGACAAGGCTCAACCTGGGGCCTCTACGAATTCTCTTATTTGTATAGGAGATTTCCCTTCCTAACGAGATGACCCGGAAGTTCTTGGAGGAGAGGTGGTTTGATTTCTTAAAATGCTTAGGAAAGGAGCCTTGATGCGTCCTTTAACCCTCCTTTAGCATTGGTTACTCCTGAGCAACTTTTACGAAATGAAAGGAGATGGTGGTATCCTATAATCCTTTATGGCGGTAATATTTATTGCAACATGCCACCGACGAAGTTGACCGTCTCTACGTGAAGACGCAGTAAAgcagaagagaagaaaatacaattgatgAACATGGATAAAAATTCCAGAAACATATTATTTGAATCGAAATTAATTCATTTATTGCtggttattaagcacacaatatacaccgtTAGAAAGTAAAATGCAGACTATACATTTAAGAGACTACTCggggcagttaatttcaacatcaacataagttgagcctttcttttttttttcgcatGTGAATTGGGATTCAAGTGGCCTAAAATATTCCGGTTGGCCAATTCCGACCTAAATTATTGTCAGTGTTGGCGACAtcctgattgaaatcaatacgtCAAGAACGAATGGTTCGAAAGAGCGCTTGTTGTAGTCCAACTTCAGAAAACTGTAGTTCCACGCTAGAGGCGCTGGAGGTCAGCAATACTCACGCAATGATGTCGGTTAGGAAAAGCTGagtcgaattcattttaaacagtgccgtcttttcctttgtttgaaaggaagcaccttttcatctctccaTGACCCaatgacgttttccacaaagctTAAGCAATggaggcataaaggttaggagatttgactattcggcAGCAGTttggcagctccggcggggggagctcggcggcagtcccgCAGAGAAAGAGATTGTACCCCCGGAGAtgagctgccgccgagttcccccctacggagctgctcgtccgctggtccacaaaatcttagctatgctttgattggaggggagtagggaagtgggaggtaatattcaactgtgcctccttcctacgtaggaggagGCGCCGCAACTGACtagctcgtttggtaactgtaggcggggtactttcagaaatgcatatctcacaatcatgtacagactttctTCAAAGTTTGTATGGGCGTGGGTTAGGAGTGGGAAAAATAAttgattctcgctagaacgattctgtctcgatgcagataaattaataatcagttattattatttatttatttttttgcctgctgcaacattctgtttgCCAGAAAGGGatattttttgtaattttcATTTTCATATTCGTGACAAAAGATTTCTCTCATAAAATATTAGATTAGTTAATTAATCTGTTGATgactttaatgatcatcacaaaagtaggaagtgattagcaaactcttgAGCATCCCagatgtatatatgtattttggaAAATCATGCATGGGAAATAATTGTtggaaaaaaattgttgcatcgataatcgcttcagaatcgaatcgttgacctcataatcggaatcgaatcgtgaggtgccaagagattcccacccctagtgtgGGAGCACcaaagacccaaaacaacaccccaaatcccaggaaaagtgttgttttcatatgtcccctttaaatgatgtgcatgtttacattgtttattccatttagacttttgtttaaatcccttcacttgatttaagccatttaacgtttctttatgtcttaatctatgtggctttattaaaaaatattttcaacctcactttatactacagcactcaccgcattttctgcaggaaatgcatttattAGTTTGCTTTGTTATTgcatcaaatgtttttttatatccTTCAATCCAGATGGCTCCATAGCGAGGCTATGTATGCGGTGGCACAGAAGAAATGGCTGTACATCTATGACTCCAGTGGAATCGAGCTTCATTGTATACGAAAATTCAACGATGTTCTTCGCATGCAATTTCTCCCGTACCACTTTTTGTTAGCCACAGCGGTAAGTTCACAtaagaaaatataaaaacacaaagaCTACCATTGGGTCATTAATTCAGCATCTCTATACGCCAACCTCTTCACTTTGAACTGAAAGTGTTGTGggttgttgtattttttacaTACAGTCCCCAGTCAGTTCAGTGAATTAAATCTCATGGGCTATATTCAATCAATACTATATAGCTGACTCAAATAAGGCCACCCATATGGGCTTTTCCTGCTTTCATCAAGCCATCCATTGGTTTGTGTCTCTAGAGCGCAACAGGCTTCCTGCAGTACTTGGACGTGTCCGTTGGGAAGGAGGTGGCGGCCGTGGGCACCAAAGCAGGCCGGCTGGACGTCATGTGCCAGAATCCTCAGAATGCGATCATCCACCTGGGCCATTCTAACGGCACCGTCACCCTCTGGTCCCCCAATCAGAAGGAAGCGATCGTCAAGATGCTCTGTCACCATGGTGGTGTACGCTCCGTCGCTGTGGACAAGACTGGCACGTacgtaaaaataaaaatgtatctcTTTAGGGCAAGATACTTGTTCCTTCATAAGCTTTCGGCACAACTATATCAGACTGCAACAATACTGTGACATCTAGCCAACAATATTTAAATTTACAGTAAAACCCGGGATAATTTGATCAAAAGCACACTCTTGCTCCTTAAGTGTAAAAGGTTAAGGGGACACGAAGACGACCTTTTTTTATAGATGCATATATGAATGGGCTTGGGCTAGTAAAACTAGCCAGGCTTTAATTCAAAATACCAACCCTAAGTTGTTTATCATTTGAAGCTTGTCTCAAGCTGACTTCAGCCTTGCAGCAGTGTACATCTGGTTAGAGAATTCCAGCCCTGCGTTTGTATTATTCTTACCATGTGTGACTTCCATTGTTGGCCACTAGAGAGCAGCCTTCTCAGTTGTTTCCTGTGCCTCCCTTAGTTATATGGTGACGTCGGGCATGGACAAAAAGCTGAAGGTTTTTGACCTCAGGTCCTTCAAGCCCTTTCAGTCCTACTTCCTGCCTGCCGGGGCCTCCTCCCTGGCTCTGAGCCACAGGGGACTGCTGTCGGCCGCCACTGGAGACATTGTCCAGGTCACTTTTAACATCTTTCATAATGGGTTTTTGTATGCATGgagttttaatttttttattcaagATGTATTAATGTCATGTTTTAATGTCCTCGCAGGTCTACAGAGACGTATGGAATACACCAGTGAAAAAGCCCTACATGGCACACAAAGTGCACGGAGCGGTGTGGGGCCTCCACTTCTGTCCCTATGAGGATGTCCTTGGGGTGGGCCATGGAGAGGGCTTCACCAGTATGCTGGTGCCAGGTCTGCAGTGAAGCCACAACACTACAACACAGTCCCTGATGTTCAAAATATTGGTTGTACTCTGAATGTGAAATCAACCGGATATGGTTGGCTTCTTCATGCATTGTTTGTGGTAGACACCTTCTGTTGCTGAAATAAGTGAACCAGTACAGTACGTTATTTGGGCTGCAGTTATACTGTGTGGATATCCGAGTCCCTGATAAACAGGAAATGGCTGTTTTCCTGTGGGAGGCTGGTTCAACATAGGTTGAACCAGCCGTTTTGGTGATGGTCTATGTGCCCCGATAATTGACTGCACCTCAGTTGAGTCCAGAGTCCAATCAACCGGACTCGGGCCATGCGAGTCTGCtttaaccagccatcatccacaccctCCAGACACAGATTATGTATCTAATGTAGAGCAGGTGATGACGCCCAATAGATTAGGCAAGTAACCTGGAATTGGTTTATGGTTGACTAGCCACCTGCTGATTATGTGTTTCTGAGAGCGCTTTGcttcttaaaaataataattgaaggAGGGGAGCTGTCAAATTCTGTCTGTCTAACCACATTTCCCATGTCGGTTAAAGGTTTTTGTTGTGAACCACAGTCACCACCTTATCAACTATGCTGCCTCTGTCAACAATAACTAACATAAGGATACGTGCGTTGTTTAGGTGCTGGTGAGCCCAACTTTGATGGGCTGGACTCGAACCCATACCGAAGTGCCAAACAACGGCAAGAATGGGAGGTCAAGGCCCTGTTGGAGAAGATACAGCCAGAGCTGATATCCCTCGATCCAGGAAAGCTGAGCCAAGTGGACTACGCCACGTTCAAGCAGAAGCATCAGGACAAAGTCAAACTCCTGGTCAGTAACTCGCTGTATGCAGTGTTGGAGTAACGGAATGCATGTACCGGCGttacgtattcagaatacaaattataacTAACTATTCCGTTAGAATTTAAATTCTTGGTATTTAGAATACAGTTAAattgttgaaatcaatggattacatgacgatacttctgtttcacaagtttattcgtgctttcacactaacagcatttagtgcgcactaaacaAGTTTGGTCCCTTGGTTTGGTACATTTGCGTTGGTGTGAATACAACCACCTCACTTCGATGCGAACCAAATCAGCCGGCCTAGACCTCGCTGAACAGCTGGTCTCGGTTCGCATCCAAACGAACCCTGGTacggttcgcttgagatgtgaaagtGAACGCACCTCAGTCCGATCCACTTCCAAAAAGCATACACCCCTTTGGACGTACCAGGCACCTGCTCAGCCATTcacattatgggaattattgtcTGATTAGCAGCAACTCCAAGACTAGCAGCATATTGTCAGACCGTCGGGTGAAAATGAGTCATGGCTCAAGCCTCAACATGGAGTCAGCACCAGGATGAGGGAGGAGTTCGAACGGTTCACAACTGTATGAATCAAATCAATATCACGAGTGCAGCCCGCTGGATAGCCATGATTATTTACTTTCACAGACGTACACAAACATACCCTTAGTCTTTGTTCCTCTACAgcaaattatataatatagtgcactttcagggagacgtgggcctaacacattcagccagtttgaacagaagaacacaccagaatAGGTCTATTTAGTAAGCAGGATTTGATTCCGCATTCCTacacttataaaatgcaattcaatgtggaagtactccaagtattcagaatacGATACggaatatattacatttttgggtATGTAtggatacatttttaaaagtatCCTACCCAACACTGGATGTATGTGTGAAATAATTGATGTGTTCTAAACTCTGTTACCATACCTAGGGCTACGACCCACTTGCCAGAGATAAGTTCAAGCCCCGCATGAGGAAGAAGGGCAGAAGTTCCACTGGAGGGGTTATAAGGCGCAAGAATCAAGTGGCTCACGAAGACAAGAGAGTAAGTAGTTCACAATGCTGTTCAGATGCTGTTCATCCATCTGTACATTCTCAACTGCTTGCtgaatattcatatttatttatgtccCGCGTCTACACAGGAGATCATCATTACAACTTTGAAGGAAAAGGCAGAGTCTGCaaaggaaaggaagaaaaaaaacaatgggcAAACATCTGCTGTGCAGAGATCTGCTCTGGACCGATTCAAGAAACGGGCGGCCCCGTGAGGTCCAGCGGACGGAGTCACCGTTCGACTTTCCATGAAGGGCGGGTTCGCATTCTTGTCTTCCCACTCGAGACTGTACAATATGCCGCTTGTTCTCGCAAGGACTGTTCATCGCTGTCGCTCATGTAGACATGGTTCTTATGGGTGCAAAAGTTCCAACTCTTCAACTAGGTCCCCTGTCTAACCCAAAGCCACTTCATTGATTCCACAAACCATTTAGTTATTTTCTGTCTTGCTTCAGGAAAGTATGTAACCACATGGCTCGAAGGGTAAATTCGCACACTCTGCTG encodes:
- the LOC130384494 gene encoding WD repeat-containing protein 46-like, whose translation is MASAEVALKHTHVEKKKKVSERYWQGSGEEKKDEAPGGSHVPGDQPAPLGSQTNQQTRASEKKEKYKAAGRLGKKAITRKPDPFPGSAPVPEEKRLKFRRKMKIDQLPQHLSKLRRVVASSQAEAEITEKESARHDQLLLQEDAGFLEGDEDEDTCTISQEDIADAVDITAGAKYFNLNLSQFGPYRLDYSKTGRQLLLGGRRGHVACLDWQTKQLLCEINVMETVNDVKWLHSEAMYAVAQKKWLYIYDSSGIELHCIRKFNDVLRMQFLPYHFLLATASATGFLQYLDVSVGKEVAAVGTKAGRLDVMCQNPQNAIIHLGHSNGTVTLWSPNQKEAIVKMLCHHGGVRSVAVDKTGTYMVTSGMDKKLKVFDLRSFKPFQSYFLPAGASSLALSHRGLLSAATGDIVQVYRDVWNTPVKKPYMAHKVHGAVWGLHFCPYEDVLGVGHGEGFTSMLVPGAGEPNFDGLDSNPYRSAKQRQEWEVKALLEKIQPELISLDPGKLSQVDYATFKQKHQDKVKLLGYDPLARDKFKPRMRKKGRSSTGGVIRRKNQVAHEDKREIIITTLKEKAESAKERKKKNNGQTSAVQRSALDRFKKRAAP